The DNA region tgtgaaaaatgggaaagCGTGGTTTTTAATCTCACATAATAGACACTATTACCAGCGTTGAATCTCCCTTAAGGCGACATAGATGGCCAcctcaaaaaaaatcaaaagcaaaGGAAAAATGATCTTAAGACCGAATCCCAGCAGTTGTTCTGTAGTAGGGGCatcacctctgctgctggcaaTTCAGTTTATCTTTAATGTCTTCATAAGAGCGTGATCATCAGTCAGAAGATGCAAGAGCAGTGATGGGTATGGTAGAGTGGAGTGTATGTATAGAGCATCAGAgtaagagaaaattaaaaggCAGAAGCCATCCAGGGCACagtacaaaaaagaaagaaggaaaaggtTAATATTCTTCTGTTTGATATTTATTGGTATTTTTCGTTAGCTACATTTTTTGGTTGTGTTGATTTGTAAAtcttttgttcttgtttgtagtaaatacaataaatagaaaaaactATTTTCTTCTGGGTGGAGTGGGGGCATAATATGATGTATGATCTAAGAGGCTGGCACGTTTTAGTGAATTCTATGCATGTTTCGAGACAGTACAGCAGCACCAACGCTTCTCAACGCCATTAGCCTATGTTTTGACGATGTGCTATAAAATTATCAAACTGAGATTTGCATCCTCAAAAATTACAGGTCATTGGAGgctcacaacttttttttacctGTGGCTGAACAATCTAAAACCTTGAGACAGTTAGCTGAAACATGACACCTTTTCTTTTTGAGAAATGTTGATGTAACTATTATTTAAATTGAAAACACGTCTGTTATGAaacattctcggaacccatcggctgtattcggagtctgacttctggcagatggcgatacagcctctgggagcagacccccgattttttggcattccggtttgatttgggaggaggaggcgaatttccgcttccgacttccgtttatatttaagtaaatacgctgaaccattgcgatggattcagagttttcAGTGATGCcagttatgttccgcctcgttagttcaccgcacggaccatttaacctgccaacaactgcagccggctcaaacgtgattggtcaataaacagcctacaaccagaaaccagggcttttccgctcttcttccggaggcacgatctccggggtttgcctacagactctacattcactgaatgtagagtctgtatatagagactagttATGAAAGGACAGGTCTGGTGATATTTATATTTGTTATGTCAACATCCCAGTAAAAGACCAATGCCAACACTGAATGATCTAActcttattcctctgtgccattgAGCTCCATTGTTTTACAAGAACTTTTAAAAACCCATCAGTGAGCCACCCTGTTGCAGTGGGAGACACACTTCTTTCTTGTAAAGAacatgggcactgtagtttatttttaatcaatttcaCATAAACTTTCCTGAAtgggaaatgtaaaaaaaaacaaaaaacaaaacaagaaaaaaaaaaacacttgaatgtgtattaatccacagcTGAATATAGTCCCCAGCAGGTGCACTACTTACTCCAGTTTGTGTAAAATTTGCTAAAAAccacagtgcccagctgttttggAAACTTACTGAGCCTTTTTAGGAAATGAAACTATATATCTGTgaactgtttttaaagataaactgtatGAAAATATAGAAAGATGAACTAACgctttgttggttttggtcttttcatgggatttattgacagtaacaaaaacaagcaaaaaggcCAGCCTTACCTTTTAAGAAACACAATACAGACAGATTAAATAATTAACCCTATTCACTGTCTTTACAGAACTAAGTTATATGGATGAGACATGACAGGATATTTTTAGCCCAATAACAACTTGTTAGCCCGGATTAGTTGAGTCACATTTGAAGAACAGGACTGGGAGGATTTTCAGGTTGTTAAGTGCAGAAGCAGGTGAAGCAGAGAGGGAAGAGGCAGTAAATATTTTGTCCTCCAGATGCTGtacatttttatgcaaactCAAAGAGAATTTAATGTGAACAGAGTGGAGATTCACCTTGTGCTTCTTGCTGAAAGGCCAGAGCTTGGCACGCACTTTTGGGGGGTTGAGGCTGGAGTCAGAGGTTGCTGGTTTGATTCCTTGGCTGTAGTCTTCAAACTCCACATCTGTAGGTCGCTCAAAACCAGACTTGTGCTGCTCTATGAACAGTATCGAGTCCTGCAGggtgacaaacaaaaaaatcatctcACTGGATTTTTGAGGTAACTGTATTGTTCggtatttgttttttaacataaacacattatCACTAAAAAATCAGAACCAAGATGTACAGAGCAGGAAATTCTACagctaaaaaacaaacttgatttACATAtatggaaaagagaaaaaaaatcacaacccCTGCTTTAAAATATTACTGCAGGGATAAAGCAACACCTGTTAGACACAGTGTCAACATGAGGGTTTGACTAAAGTAGTTTTTTTTACAGGAGTGTTGCATTGGATTGCAACCTGtgtaaactgaaaaacaaactcCTTGCAGGGTTTTCTATTATTTTGGTAATTAACGTGCTCTATGACACTGTAAAGCAAGACTGACTGATCAAGACTACTGTAGGCTTTTACTGCCAATGTTTGTGTCTCCATTAAGAcagtcactgacaaaacagGCTCTGTACAACATGAAAAACATGCATTATAGTACAATGTCCACAATAACAGAGGCACAATGCAGAAATGCAAGTTCTACAAATCAAACTAGAGGTGgaacagttttacagtttgtctTTAAAAATTCAGGAAATTTGACCTTAGAGGGAGCCTGTGGAGTTTTAACATGCCAAGAAGTGCAGCAATTTGCAAGAACAGACAGCCAAAAGAAGGTTACAAACTCATGGACATAGATGTAAACAATGCAggagaggtgggaccaagtcattgttttgcaagtcacaaataAGTCTCGAGTCTTTACACTCACGTCccgtcaagacaggcaagtcgtAACTCGTAtacaagtcataatgtgctcttcacCGAATGTAACACTATTTTAACAGCAGAGTAATAATATACTGAATTGacggggtggctgtggctcaaagGTAGAGCGAGTCGTCCAATAACttgaagatcagtggttcgatccccagctcctccagtctgcatgtcgaggTATCGTTAATACTGAACCCCAATTTGCTCCTGATGAccgttccatcggtgtgtgagtgtgttaaaaactgagtaacAGGTGGCACCCTGTATGGTAACCTCGATCACcagtatgaatgtgtgtgtgaatgggtgaaagtgactcgtagtgtaaaaagagACGCGCTATACAAgcgcaggtccatttaccattttacaaaaatcatgaatgctttttaaaattcatgtttatttgttaaaacaagtttgttaatAAGTTATTAAGCGGTTAAGCTAACTTTAGCTGAGCATTAGCTTGTTAACAGTGTCAATATTAGCCTTGATTTGCTGATCTTTGTTCAACTCCAAATGTCGTATGAAGTTGGCAGTTGTTGCGTCTCGGCTTATAATTTTCAACCTGCACATTTTGCATACtacaactattttttttttttttttgtccactgCATAGTTTTTGCACAGGAACAACATTATCTGGTTCCATTTGACTTGCTGAAAATGAATTGCATTAATGTTTCAGGAAATGAAGAGAAATGATTCATGGCAAAGTCTCAAGTCCAGGTTAAATCACTGGTCACTggtccaagtcaagttgcaagtcttttttcaTTTCGTCAAGTTGAGTCTAAAGTCGTTTAATCTGTGACTCAAGCTCACAGCTCTGCAATGCAGGATTCAAAATACGCCTACTTACAAAAATCATATTTGAAAGTGTAATGCGAGTGTGTATGATTAAGGAAATGTATTCAACACATTTGTTAGGCCTCATGGACATGCACAATGCATCTCAGTGACGCTGTATGTAAACAtaatgttgtttgtttacaagaaaactccacTGGGCATCTTTAAATTGCAAAAGGTACCACTCTAACATGTGTATGGTAAAGATGAAACTACAACCAGCAGGTAATTAGCTTAGCTCATCATAACAACTAGAAATAGGGGgtaacagctagcctggttccTTCTCCAAAGATAACAAAATCTGAGGTTATCTACGAGACTTTTTCTTGGCCAAGTGCaatgacttcctggagtctcctTTGACTGACGTCAAGCCTTCAGGAAGTGGATTGTGGGAGGTAAGTTTTCCTTGTTTGTATCATCCAGGGGAAAGTGATAGCTCAGTTTGACCTGTATACCTGTAGTCTCTAAAACATCTAACATTCACCTGTTTCTCATTGATTTTCACCCCTGCTGAAGAGATTCCCTCTAAACATTTGGAGATGATGGGCAGCACCTTCTTCTCGATGTCTGAAAACTGACAGTAGCCTTCGGCCAGTCGCCGAATCCTCCGCTCATCCATGTCCTGCATTTTCTgctcaacacacaaacacacaaccttTAATTTCCTGTTACATTCGCACTGTCTGTGTTGAATTTGTACATATAAATGTGTAAGAAAACACTGGTGAAGGATTACATTTTGAAAGGGTATGAGTGGTTTCACCACTTTAACAGACGTGTGAGCTTTGCCCAGTTGtacttcattgtgtgtgtatgtgtttccgTGTGCCTTTGTCTCACATTGAAGATCTGCGGTATCTCTGTGTAGTAGAAGAAGTTCTGTTCCTTGTTGTATTTCTGGAGCTGTGCAGCATAGTCACTCCTGCActcctctgctgtgtgtgtacgGGAAAGGGCATGATGCTTGGCCTTCAGAGCGAAAGATAGGTGGAGTgacaggagagaaagggaggggaACATGAAAGGATGCAGGAAGAGGGAGATATGatgatgcaaaacaaaatgcaaagtgGGAGAAATGCGGGAACAGATGcagggaggaagtggagggaggagacagaaggaggtaaaagaggacacagagggagacagacaagGGACGTTCAAGGATTTCTTTTATTGActgaaaatatcacaaaaacCAGAGGTTCCtcttcaatgtgtgtgtgtgtgtgtgtgtgtgtgtgtgtgtgtgtgtttactttctCGACATCGAGCTTGGTGGCATTGAGGTCGTTCTCTGTTTTTTCTGCTTGTTGTGTGGCTTTTTCAGCCTCCGCCCACTCCTTGGCAAAGCGCTTCTTagtctgcagacacacacacacacacacacacacacacacacacacacacacacacacacacacacacacacacacacactttaatacaCTTAAATGAACAGAGCTTCAGTATTAACAATGCAAGAGTCAGAGAATTCAGCCTCACTCCAGTTACTAAAAATGCAAGTACACTGTCCACTACATAAAGTACATTATGTCACCATATGTTAAAGGGTCAGTTAACACATAATAGAAACAACAGATGTATTTAATCATTTGCCTCTGGTGGCATCTGCATGTAGCAGTGCAGACagactttgttttatttgacctGGCTTTGAGACATTTCTCTCACGGATTCTTTCCTGCAGCCCCAAAGTTGTTCCAATTCACAGCTCATAACTGATCTATAAATCattattaaatgattaattaacTAAACTTAAGTCATCAATTAAAAGTGCAGTGagtaagatttaggggaatttatttgcaaaaatggaatgtaatataatgagtatgttttcatgaatttataaccacctgaaaataagaatagtttttttcgttaccttagaatgagccgtttatatctacatagggagcgggtccttgcttacagagatcgccatgttgctccgccatgtttctacagtattgTTAGAAACTTAATTCTTAATATATGTTGAAATGCATGTTTGCCTTTAACAAATTGCACATTTTTGCATGTTCAGCAGAGCTGCTCCACACAGACGACTAGACTTTAAACTAgtttaataaatatttggaatTAATTTATTAGCATGTGAGAAGTGAAGTGTAAGAACTATTGGGAAATTTTCGAAAAATGACACACATGTacaataaaactttaaaacacaaaaactatTTGCATGATGAGATACTACAAGAGGTaggtgagattttttttgtcctaATTTAGATatgttgtaaacaaacaaacaaacaaacaaacaaacatgtgacTCACACTTTCTAGTTGTTTAAAGCTGCTCTCTAAATTCTGCTGGGCTTTCTTGGCATCAGACAGGTGCTGCAGAAGAAAGAAGTTTCAGTTTATGTGTTGCAGTTTAAGATGATCACACAGTGCAGCACATCAATCTGCAATCTGCCAAacttccctcttccctccccTGTGTGATCCTCCCCGCTCTCTCACTGTTTTGCGTTCCTGTTTGAGATCCTGAAGGTACTTGGTGAGTTCCACACAGATGCCGGTCATCATGTTTTCAGCGATGAGCTCCCGCTGGCCGGCGTAATCGTTCAGCTCATTCAGGATCTCCTGGAATGATGCGTGGTTGCTGAATCTGCAGCACGGAGGGAGAGACAATTTGGAAAATCATCACAGCTGGAGAGACACACGCTTAATTGACCATCGCTAAACCCCTCCCCCAAACAGGACCTGTCCAACCATGGCTTAGCAACTGTAGGCTAACTCAGCACAAATGGTCTGTAAAGCTTTGGATTTCACCCCTTTCCAGAGCAATGTGCATGATGCTGGTAACACATGAGCACAACTGAAAGGACCAAataactctgtgtttgtgtctgtaagTTGCAAACCCTGGCATGTGTCTGGCTTACTAGATTACTaactacagcagaaaacagtaTTATTTTCAAGATATCTACATTCTTTAGTTTCTCTAGTAAAATATCTTGTCAGGACGGGAACATCCACCCTGTGGGAGCGAAGATGCTTCTTCCAAGATTAGAGTTTAGTGTAAATGTGGTAGCACCGTCCCGCTCTTTTTTTGGACTGAGGAAGTTTAAAACCCAGAAACTCCGACCAAACTTGTCTTAAATTATCACTGTTTATTTCACATCCTcaaattattttctcttttaccAGTAAAACCTACGCTTTGAAAATAAGCATCAGTAATAAGCATCCAAACCATCCAAGGGTTACAtcacaattaataattaaagTTTTTACTTACAATACTGCGCTGTAATACTACACAATATACAAACAATGGTGCGGCATGTTTTCTCTGTGGATCATCATCTGGTTAGGATACGGATTTCTTTTAACTGTAGTTCTAGTCTTTTGAACAATGTCATGTTGCTATCTACATATCAAAGATCCTCTTACAGGGTTCTCATTTCATAAGGAGTCAGTGCAAAACATTAAAGTCCGGgtaaagcagaaataaatatgtttaatgaGTTTGTCATGCAACAGAAAAGTGTGTTATTACACACCCAGCCAAatctaaatgataaaaaaagaagccaattctataaaattacattttaaaatcataaaaagttGGGCAGTATTCTCTGCTCTGAGACACTGGGGACGTGTCCACTAAATGTGCTGAAGCCACGCCCACTCACAGAAAAGCTGCTGCCTCTTTTAACTGTAGCACTACAATGAATGCTCCATCTAGCAGATTTAGTCGCCGATCACACAGGATATGTTTTGCAGGCCACAAAACCCGAGGCGTgctgcactgcctttttttttttttctcaaatgaatgccactagtaaaaaacACAACGTCTGCTGCACCactttattgttgccaggcaaccatcccatcacctccttacatTCCTGTGTCATCAATGTACtgtttatctattttatttatttgaatgttgaggcagagggtacctgctatagctctggttgagggtgagaggctgtcagcaaatagtttgttgggcacagggaaacagatcTGTGTGCGTCCaagagaccctaaaaaagagggtggatcatggggagtaacaccagctggtccaggagcttcacctccatgatggctgtttccaggcatattttaggatgactcagtggcagtttgacaacctgctgtctatcatcaggccgtataaCTCTTGGTATCTAGCAACAGCTACagtaccaccagtttctcctccgttGTTTGccagctgtaaacttgttgttatGACCACCACAGATggcctgcctctcaaatcatccaactGGACGATGGGGAAAAGGCCGTGATGACGGGAGGAGTTTTTCCGCACTGAGTTGACGTTGTTTTAACTCAAGGTGTCCACAGCATTTGGGCAGAAACGCGAGGCGCATAGCAACGCAAAAActgtgagcaaaaagcttcattctcatttaaATTTGAGCCAACAGAGCCAAGATCAAATTCAGAACCAGAGGAAACTGACCCACCTGACAATCAACTGAGTTTGTCTCAGTCTGCAACAGAATggttatttctatttatttttttgaacaaCAAAACTCAGTGGTTTTAGTTCTGATATAATGTGGGAGCGGAGCTTATGCTCAGGGTTGCCCCATTGTGCCATCAAGCAGGCTTTTAGTCCCAACCAAAAAATCCTGGACatagaaatggtgaaaaacaaacagtctgACATGTTTAATGTGCTTGGATGTAaactcagattttatttttccccgactttaaaggagctgtgAACAATATtcagagtgtgtgagtgtttcagAGTCTGATTCAGAGGTGCTGCATATGGTTCCCATCAtgaaggtggctgagccagcggCTAGCAGTGCTAACAGACAGCTAACTATGTTAACCTTGGGGGAGAACCAGAGGCTGGTGGGTCGCTGTGGGTCGGGATGACattatcagcagtaaccaccATGTGAGCACAGTGTAGAGCGGCAGTGATTTCCCAGCCAGTGGGATACAAACATGGGACTCACATGCAGTAATATAAACCGTGTCATATTTTACAGCATAGACATTCATGGGTccttttgtatttcctgttgggaGTGATTTGCAGTGTATTGTGAGTGACATCAACTgagaggaagtaaacagggacatGAAATGGTCTACACACACTCAGCTGGACCGGCTACCACAACAataaacagagaagctcagacaacaacacacacacacacagggggtgtgtgacttcattctctgctcaggacaccattgtTCCACTATATGTGTACATAGCAAATACGTGTTTGCTGCTATATCagtgctctgaatgtcacatacggCTCCTTTAAAGAGTCAACTGGGGATGGAGTTTTTCAACAACCCACAGTGAGtttaaacattaacattatgtTACACTACTTTGCTACATTTGTCATTTCAGCCGACAGAATCCGCTGTTGTCAGCTCAAAATGAGAAgcctgttgttgtttacatttgtgtgaaatcaaAGACCTATTGTTTCAAAATTTACTGTTGAGTAATAAATCTGCCACCGTTATCACTCCTACTGCATATGTGTGGTGCAAGGGAGCTTTACAGAGTTACTGCAAAAGCAACTAAGGCGGTTTAGTGAACATTCAATTGTAatttttaaatatgcaaactAAGCAGAGGAacattttattgttgtctcaCTTGCAGTCTTGCTCTTCTTTGCTCCCTCGTTTGGCATATTTCTTTGATAGACTCCTGTTAGACAGTGAAAAAGAAGCAGTGTGagtattacacacacatacataaatgcacaaagacacaaatatgTTTAGGACAATTTATGTAAATATGAACAAACAAGCTCATGAAAAGCAAAAATCACACCTGAGTTGTTTGGCGTAGCTCTGCTCTATCTCTGTCCGCTCCTTCACAAACTTTATGTAACGCTCCACCAGGTCGAGGCCTGACTGCGTGTGCTTGTCAATGTGATCATACTGGTCCTAAGAGGGGAAAAGCACAGAGCAACACATGTTTCAATACATGTTTAAGAACACAAATGCTGGAGAAACACATAGCTGAGACATTACAGTCTAAAGGATTTGGGgttgtgacacattttcatGATTTGGCTCTGTGCTTCAGCACTTTGGATTTGAGATGAAGTGAAAGTTTCATCAGTGTGGGACTCgcagttgtttttgtgcatgGTCCAAATTTAAGACAATGTAACAGGATATTGATCctaaacatacacacaataggacaggggagtttttttttttaaaaggtcaaAAAGTGAAACATTctggactggccaagtcagtgaCATGCTCTCGGTCTAAGTCATGTGGTTCATCTACAGACGGCCAGActgaaagcaaaaagaaacaagaagTGAAGCTGGCTGCAGTCCAAGCCTGAAATCCATCAATAGGGAACATAACTAGTTTCTGTTTATGTCAGTGAAACTTCAGACAGAAACTTCAGAGCTGAAATGCTtggttgattaattgattagctACAACTGTTATGATTAATCCTTTaaataatatttcaaaaattgttccatgttttctgaaatgtgagtatcagtttcttttctttctcttatgTAAAACTATACAACTGCACTaaatatttttgggttttggactgatGGGCACCACCCTGGGTTTGCAGGATACTGAGGTGGccttttttaaaactattttcTAATATTTTATTGACTAAACAATTAACCGAGACAGtaatttgcagattatttttaGCTGCAACCTTACTTCAGACAGGCACTATCTGTAAAGTAATTCATTCTCCACATTTTGGTCCCCTAAAACTGGAATACTGTGTGAAAAGAGGCCTCAATTCCTACATTGTTTGTGTAATGTGACTTTTAAACCTTTGTTTTATGGATTTTGTTGCACCCACAGATTGTATAAAGCAATGGACGTaactactgtgacatcacattggtttgtggacttctgttttaaagcctcgagttctgcatttttgttttttggggccagaagtgaccatatttggacaacaGGGTGGAGCAGGGAAGAAGTGATGGGTGGATCTTGAAATTAGCTATatgagaccaaaaccgtttttttgtaccaggctgtcaACATGTTTATTCCTGCCGTAAAGTTCAGCATGGGgggggggtctatggggattgactgacttctggagccagcctcaagtggccattagaggaactgcagtttttggcactttcattttagcttcatttttccGCTTGCTGTTTGGCTGCTCTGTCTGTTCTGCTCTGTCATTAAAGATGCATCGATGTCTCTGTTTCCTACACTACAGTGTCTACTAAGTGAGTGACAGAGAATCAGAGGCTGCAGCAAACTGTGGAGATAAAGATGGCTTCTTTAATTAAACAAACTTGTTTTCATTACTggttaatctgctgattatgtTCTgtcgattaaatgttaaagagTTCAAACATAACCATCACTATATCCTAAAGCCCGAGGGGATGTCATTAAATTGCTTCTTTTAGTTGACCAACAGCTCAAAACTCAAAGATGTTCAGTTCACTGTCACATTGGATCCATAGCAAATCCTCACAACTGAGAAACTGGAATTAGctcatattttgcatttttacttgAAAGGTGACATAAGTGATGAATGTGTCCTGCATTATTAATGCACTGTCTGACATCTGCAGACACTGAGAGCAGCCCTGTACTGGAATTCAAGGCTGCAATTAACGTTTATTTTCAAATTCCCGGAGCCAAAGGTGACGTCATGAAATGCCTTTTTTGtccgaccaacagtccaaaactcaaaCATTTGCAGTTAACTATCACAGACAAGCAGAGGCATCCATTCTGGGGGCGATGCTGGGGACATGTCCCTCACAATATTGGGAAACTGTGCATTTACATCATAAATTAATGCACAAAATTCTACAACATGCAGGACATCAAGTGTTTAATGCTCAAATTTTTTGGTCGTGGACTGCCAAATACTCCATTTCATATTTGGCCCCCCAATGTTGAGACACCCTCGCAGACAAATAATAAAACCaggaaatattcacatttcTGGAACAAGAATGACTAAATCTTTTGCAATTTGTAAATGATTAATCTATTATTAATCGATCCAGGCTGTGGATTTGAAATGAAGACTGGAAGTCAAAAAATAACCCCATAACcctccatgcacacacacccacacacacagtatcCTTCAAACAAATTTTTCAATTTCTACTACGCACAGAAAGCACAAAGGCGTAGTAAAGAATAAAAGCAAACTCTCCTTTCAacattcctctctctctttacaCACATCTGtgctttcaaaacacacacatacacacacaaacctgtcAGACAGGTAACATTAGTCCTCTCTGTCCCCACTGGCTTAAAGCGTCATGACATACAGTAAGGAGCTCATTGAAGGTGAATGTGACAAAGAACACAATGAAAGACTCCACCTTTTGGGtgttagt from Epinephelus fuscoguttatus linkage group LG3, E.fuscoguttatus.final_Chr_v1 includes:
- the trip10b gene encoding thyroid hormone receptor interactor 10b, which encodes MDWGTDLWDQYDHIDKHTQSGLDLVERYIKFVKERTEIEQSYAKQLRSLSKKYAKRGSKEEQDCKFSNHASFQEILNELNDYAGQRELIAENMMTGICVELTKYLQDLKQERKTHLSDAKKAQQNLESSFKQLESTKKRFAKEWAEAEKATQQAEKTENDLNATKLDVEKAKHHALSRTHTAEECRSDYAAQLQKYNKEQNFFYYTEIPQIFNKMQDMDERRIRRLAEGYCQFSDIEKKVLPIISKCLEGISSAGVKINEKQDSILFIEQHKSGFERPTDVEFEDYSQGIKPATSDSSLNPPKVRAKLWPFSKKHKLPPAEDFSHLPPEQRKKRLQGKIDDITKELQKAQDQSDALEKMKGVYEQNPQMGDPNSLEPQITETAQNIGRLRGELAKYETWLSEAVGGEESSNAINNNTQHGVVAADQSQNIYTEFEDEFDDIETPVGQCTALYTFEGNSEGTISITEGELLSVMEEDKGDGWMRVLRASGEEGYIPSSYVKLAP